TATATTACGCTTTCATTTAAGGTCCGTAGAGAATTGTGGTAGCGCTGATACTGCATTCCTGCGCGTTTAAATATGATCTATACTATCTTTCAGTTCTTCCACCATCTCAGGGTTGCGTACCAGGCGTAAACAAACCAAGTTTCTTGACACCAACTCCTCTGCACGAAGACGTGCATCATGCTGCTGTGGGAGAGGCGCACGAGATCACTCTCCGAGCACATATGTCAGACAACAGGTCTGaataatttttcacaaaaaaactgaatcacGATATTTCTCTTATATAGCTATTTGTTAAACCAATGTTTCATAATCTGCAGCTACAAACTAGATTTGATTGAATTTTGCTTATCGGTGGCAGCcaatgtagtttttaatttgatttctaAGCGATCAGATTTCGTTTTTGATTGAACTGAATTCCTTTTTTATCAGTAGATCAAGTTGGAAAGAATAACTTGACATGCTCAAATGACAGTGTTTGGTGTATCGGGTTTTTCATGTGTATGCCGCTTGAGTTACGGTAATGTTATATGATCTTTTTCTTCCTGTCTGTGTAGCATCTATGACTTCCAGGTCAGTGGCCCCTCTAATATGTCGAAGACCCTGACAAGCGAGCTTAATGGGGTTTTGGTGGCCACACTGACCTGGACCCCGCAGGAGACGGATCTGTATCGCCGTGTACCGGTGTGTTTCGCAGCAGACTCACTTCACAGGTAAACTGGGGtctgtatttaaatttattactgattatttatGTTCTCTGCCTAGTTTCTTATGagttcctgtctgtctgttcttTATCAGTCAGTCAGAAATGAGGTGCATCATTGTGGCCGTTGCAAAATCAAGGGTCCTTTCAGGTAAATACAATAGCAGGTATTTCTTTGAACACAGATGTGAATGCTTGGAAAACACCAGGTTTGTTCATAACTTTTCGAATGAAAGGTTTCACATTTTGCGAGAACGATAAAATCATAACTTGCCTATGTTTTCTATGCACTCTGTGGTAACTAAACAAGCATTCACTCGGCATTCttaaacaaaagacaataaGGAAAGCCAAAAATACCCCATGAAACGACTCCAGCCCGTGGCCACCTTTTGAACAACCAAATGCAGTCAAAGGGCATGCCCAAAGTAGCCATGCATCAAATACAAAAGCATGCTAcagtacaaaaacacaaaagtagcGCTGCATTAATATTACAAAGCATGAACAAATATAGCAGTTCAACCGAAAGCATCAAGTAACAAAAGATGCTACAAAAGTAGCTCTTCAAACATATATCCCAGACGAGCctccaacataaaaaaaagtaaaaaatacacttgtgattaaatgaatgaattgtgTCTTTCAAGGTGAAGCAAAAGTCACATGTAATGATAACAGCATCAGCATTGCAGTCACTAAAACCTCCATGGATGGCATTGACCAGAACTGGCTCCAACTGCGAGACCCCACCTGCTCCCTTACCTCCAACGACACCCACATCCTGGGCACGATGTCCCTCAACACCTGTGGCACTACTATGGATGTATGCTAactaatatgttaaatatttgcgTGTTGCATTGAATCCTCTTACATTCTCtttattttcctctctttttgtcttttattttcaacACCAACCAGGACTCTGGAGACTTCATCGTCTTCAAAAACGAGATCAACTCCTTCGAGAACCCGAATGCTGTTATCACCAGACGCAATCAAGTTAAATTCGGCTTCTCCTGCCAGTATCCCAAAATGGCCAGTGTCTCCAACCGCTACGTCAACCATAAATCTGACTACATCTTCACCGAATCCAGTTTCGGCACGTTTAGTTACTCGTTTGAGGTCTTCACCGACAGCAGCTTCAACCGTCAGGTAGATCCCAGCCGTTATCCAGTGCAGGTTCAGCTGATGGACCAGATCTACATGGGCATTGAAGCTCATACTGCTCTGCCAGAGGTCACTCTCTTCATTGAGTCCTGCAAAGCCACTCCTGAAGACAATCCATCCAGCACTGTATTTTATGACATCATCAAAGATGGGTAAGACTTTATAATAAACTAAGATATTGCCATTTATGGTCCACCAGCCATACGTATGAGCAATAGCATGCACTAATGATAGAGTAAGTTGGACTACAATTAGTCCCAGAAGTCTATTCATTGTATTCcaagcttaaaggaatagttcacctaaaaatttaaatcctgtcatcatttactcaccctcaatttgctccaaatctgtttgaatttctttgtcctgctgaacacaaaggaagatattttgagaaagtTTGTatccaggctgttttggtcaccaatGACACACCGTTaataccatggaagtcaatggtgacccaaaacagcctggttgcaaactttcttcaaaagatgacagaatttttatatttagatgagCCATGATGcagaattttaaattatatttttgtgaaccatttcttttaaaaaacttacttttacttttgattcATCAAATAAGATGTTTCTATGAAAagattaagcagcacaaccatTTTCAATATTGACagtaagaagaaatgtttcttgagcagcaaatcagcatattataatttctgaaagaCTGTGTgagtggagtaatgatgcttagAAAATGCAAACtagcatcaaataaataaattacattttaaaaatattttcaaaaagaaaacggttattttaaatcataaaaatatttaacaatattactgattttagagcaaataattgcagccttggtgagcaaagaCTCCAGTAGTGTACGTAGACtatatttgttatgtttctTGACTTTGAAAACAATAATGCCCAGTTCCAAATTTCCTGATATAGGTAATGATAACGTCGTTCAGTTGTTCgattattttcttttaggtGTATTAAGGATGATACGGTCGTCATTTACCCAAGTAATTCCACAAAGTATGACTTTCAGATCCAAGCTTTCAAGTTCACAGGAGGCTTTGATGAGGTACAgcacatttgcataaaaattgTTTGTGTTTAGCATGAACATTTCATCATAATGCTCTAAAATCACACTGACAGGTGTACATCAGCTGCTCTGTGATCCTGTGCGCAAAAGGCAGCTCAAACTCCAGATGTGCCCAAGGCTGTCTAGGCCAAGCCGCACGCAGACGTAGACGAGATGTGACCCAAGAAACCGCCAGGCACTTCATCACCCAGGGTCCCTTGCGAGTGTCGAGACAGACTCATAATGCTGGTATATGAATATGGCTTAACAGAATAGTTAATTATAAGCACGATCagtttattctattatttttggCAGTGACTGTAATATAATTTTGGTAATACTTTGATTCTATTATTAACGTTAGTttatgcattaactaacaatgaGTCATATAATACTTTTCATCACTGTTAATGTTTGTTAAAGGTACTGTTTAACCACCTTGCTTAAGTTGAATCATGCTCAGGTCAATCAAATGAGCTTTTTCCTTCTTCTgaacagattttgagaaatgtagcattacatgacctgctcaccagtggatcctcttgcagtgaatgggtgccgtcagagtccaaacagctgataaaaatcaCAACCACTTCAAAGTTATCTTGAAATGCAAAAAGCTGGACAAAAGTCCACCATCCAccatgtttttaacttcaaactcgAACTATTTTCAAGTTTTGCTTGTACATAGTGCagattttataatgcataatacataatgcatatgcaatgatggatttgtttcttacaaacacgcagcttttcacttcacaagatgttaattaacGGCCTGACGTcgtgtggattattgcgatggcttttttttttttttttttttttagctgtttggactcccggtctgacggcacccattcactgcaatgaatccactggtgagcaaatgatacaatgttacatttctccaaatctgttctgatgaagaaacaaactcatctacatcctGGATTGCCTGAGGATGTTaagctaaatataatttttgggtgaactattccttcgaATAACGTTCCTGCCTGGAAGCTTACCATACCGTGTTGCTGTCTGTTTCATGATTTTTGACGTTGCTCTTTCGTTCTTTAGCCTCAGATGACGGTGGATTTCTACACATGAGCACAAGCACGGGGGTCTTTGCAGGACTCTTTGTTGTCTCCATTGCGGTGTTGGTGGGAATACTGGTATATAATGCCAGAAGAACAAGACCTATTGACCGCATGCATCTACTGTCCACTTTCTGAGACACTTTAGCGGTCAGTTTGATTAGACGCACAAAGAACTACATCCTTTCAGACTATGAACTGTAGATAAAGTCTTTCCAATTTCTCACACATGGGCAGGAAATGAACAGTTTTAGTAGTAAATGGTATAAACACAGAACAACGACCTTTGGTGAGGCTGGTATTATCCTAATTCTTTCATGATCTTTTTCCCCACTTATTTCCTTCTTCACTTTCACACAGCATTCTTCAGTGAACATAACATGGTTATCGGGGTGTATAATTAAAGTAAACACAAACCTTTACTTAGTCTCACTAATGATATGGCATTGCAGGGCTGCTAaaagaacaaacatttattattggtttaataaaatgtacatttaagtaTTGTTGTGTTGGTGTGTGGTCATTTGCAAAAATACTCTTCTTGGTCATTTTTGTGTCCAGAAAGAGTTAATTCAAAGATTATAGTATGTACTGCTTCATTTTAGTCTTTATAGGAAATAAACGATTGGTTTCAGTAGAGAACCAGCTCTCATATACGACTAAAAGATTTAGATTCAGACTTGATTTGTgaggttaaaatgtttttttccactcaCACTTTCCCCTCTTGATATAAATGATATGCCAGAtgcttttgatatttttgccTAACGCTAAAAGATCATTTTTCATGGCACTTGTTAGCCTATATAAAAGTACATCATCTCCGTAAATTCAGCCCTGTTATATTCTCGCGCTCTTTGTCTGATGTTTTTAAGCAAACCTGTTTATGAGCTGAAATGCTGTAAGAATAATAAGTAATCTCAAAAATGATCTCGCATTAATGCCACCTACATCAGATGACTTGTGGGAGGCAAAACTTCCTGATTGTAAAAAGATTATAGCAAAGAGCTGCAGGGAAGGAAGTGCATTTTTTCTCAATTTACATCAACAGGCATATTCcagaacattattttaaatgtcaggtAGTGCCACAAAATGATTGACTGCAATATGCAAAATTACGCAGGCATTATGATGTTCTAGTGAAAGTAGAAAAGAAACATAAtacttaaaatgaattaaatagaTTCTGATGGTAGCTGCATCCTTTCTCTTTAGTCAGGTGACTTTAGATAATGAACTATATACTGAAAATGCAACCATAGAAATATGACGACAGCATACAGTCAACAAAAGGGCTTTAATTAGCAACAGCACTACATACCAATCAATCATCACAGCTtgaagttttacattttatgtgaatTACAACACATACACTGGTTTCCACATTTCCACATTTTTCAGACTGTTCAAACTATATTTTCAATCCACTTACCCTaacaaaatgcacataaaactttctgcatttttagatttaaaaaaaaaaaaaaaaaaagtataatatataagcTATTTTCCTCATGGAGACCAAAACATGGCCCCATATGGTCAACGACTGGTATTAATATCTCTGTGGGgattttgataataataataataataagtgtgaCAGCACTGAGTAtcatctaaaatgaaaatgaaaaacagcagaaCAAACTCATTAGTGAGAAGTGATCAGCCTTCAACACACAGGCATTTCATTAATTTTGTCATGAGCAATAAACAGATTGCACGTTCACTGATTGCATGTAAACTAGTCTTATTTTTGTATCATTGATATACTATAGTGAtgtttgtaattttcttttacactttatttgaaatgcatctaatgtgctgatttgctgttcaatAAACTTTTTTCAGCCAATTTTATTTTGGTTCATGCTTATTTCatgtaacacatttttatggttttaattttagttaactatattAACCCTACTGCACAGGCTAAGTATGTCTCACTTTGCTTAGTAAGGAAAACTACAAACAATTAATAATCTACAAATGATTCATACTGTTAAACAAGCATTATATTGAGAAgtcattctaaaaaaatattataatactaaTCCAAGCCTAATATTTCAGAGAGTATAAACACTGATATTGTAACGAATGAAACATAATTTCACATTGATTTATTCTTTGATACAGatacttaatatttataatatttaaaccatattttttttaatagagaaacttttatttaagatctgaagatgttttatttaaccTCATGTAAAGTTGATAATCGACACAAGCAGCCCAGTGCAGATTCCACAAAGACGATCTGCTGAAAGGAAGTTCAGCATCATTTACTGGCTGTGTGGAAATTCATTTGCTCATCTAGCTCAACTGGttaatttgcttttttgtaagGGCGCCGTATGTAAACCTTACCAGtaagaacaaaaattaaaaccactTCAAAGACAATGCCACCTTGGAAAAAACGTGGTTGCATTCTTTTGcatgtgcaattaaaatgtttgcgcaaataaaaatgaaaacaaatgtgatTGTTAATTCTAAGATATTAAAGTCCaagaatatatttgcatatagtatatttatatatatatatttttcagtttgaacCAAAATCTGTGTGTCCAACTTCAAAGACGTAAAAAGAAACTGCAACTGTCAATCATTCTTTAGCATTGTTTTCCTTTCATGAAAAGGCCAGATTATAGACAGATACGATAAAACAGAAAGCTGTACCAAATGCAGAAGACATCAGCACTGATCAACATGTCTCTCACCTCTCTGCTCCTGGCCGAGCTTCTGCTGGTCACCACGGTAACAGCTTCACACTTCTATGGGGGCTCAATGACCTTCAACCCAAGAAGGAATAACGATGGATCTTACAAGGTGAGAACTCCTGAATTATAACTGTATCAATAGCAGTCACTGTCCTTGTTGGGTAAATTATAATGCactgtaaaactaaattatattaatttatgtaggcatttaacaaaaatgaatgcattttagaatttatttcagTAGTTATGCTAACTCAGagtaatttaacaaaaaagttactattttattactttcatttttatatacagtaaatatgcattttgaagTTTGGAGACACACATGCTTGACAAACATTCATTTCTACTAAAACCATGAGTCAACCTCTCCGAAGTACTAGCTTAAACTTAAATATAACTGCAGTTTGTTAAATCAACAAAACTGAAGATACAGCGCTTTAATGAACAATAATCACCATGACGATGACTTAAGGGGTGTTCACATACCTTTTTATGCACTTGTATTAATCCTCAAATGTCTCCATCAATTGATTGAACATAATGTTCCTCATAAGAATGATTCAGTGGTCCAATTCTGCAGCTTTCTAAATTcaagtcaataaataaaaatatagcaatCACAACTATGCACAactatgaataaaacattttaggttGAGCTTTACTTCAAGACAACCTACCATTCCTGTTATGGATATGATTACTGGTCGTGCATCTCTGGAGACTGTGGAAATGATGTCAGTTCTGTGATTGGTCAAGTAGATTCGAGTCCAAATGGGGACGATTGGTGTCAGTCTGAGGGAGTGATAACAAAGATAGTTTCCACCAACAGCCCATTCCAGCTCctgtaagtaaatatattttcaaagacAGAATCATTCATTGTAAAAAGATCTAAACAAAATGtgaatatgaaatgtttcaaCAGCAAAAGTGGttgctgctggatctacaacaCTGTCACAAATTCTGGAGACTGGAGTCTTCTCACTTACATTGACCTTGGTGTGAGATCAGACACCTCAGAGCCCAACCGATCACCAATAACAACCACCCTACCATTTGTCAGGTAAATCAGCTGTTCAACAGAATTAATGGAAGTTTATGGTGTTAAAATGAATCAACATGTGCATTTAACATGATAAAGTCATGCAgttctgtattgttttgtgCGGCAGAGTTCCTCAAAACTGTCCCAGGAGGTACAACCTTTTAGCCTTTGATCCTGGTGGTGACCATGCCACATGCAGATTTGGACTCAGACAAAACCTGGAGTGTGGAATCTGCAACCAACCTGCTGGTTTTACATTGGATGAGGTAAGGACTTTGAGCAACTATTTCAACTGTTGATAGTTTGACCTGTTGTCTCATGTCTGGTTTTACACATGTAATTATTTCCCCAGATGAGCTACACACAAGTGCACTATTTTACTATTTCACTATTTtactcacatttttttattttcttccaaaTGTAGCATAACTGCTCTTTGTCATATTCGCACACAATGGTCCGTGGAGTTTATTCTTTTGAGCTGGTGCTAGAGGATTTCCCCATTCACAAGATTGCTTTGTCCTACACCAACCAACCTTCAAAAGAAAAATTTCCTATCAGCTTCATCAGGAATCAACGTTCTATTAATTATTATGGAACTGGTGCTATAAAAGAGTTGGTAAAAACTGAGACAACCACAATGCAACCTGAGACAACCATCACATCACCTAAGACGACCACAACATCCAAGACAACCACAATTCCACTTGAGACAACCAAAACTTTGATTGAGATAACCACCACAACACTTGAGAAAATCACAACATCACCTGAGACAACCACAACACCATCTGAAACAACCACAACAACCGAAACAACCGCAACACCAACTGAGACAACCACCACACCTGAGGCAACCACAACACCATCTGAAACAACCACAACTGAGACAACCACAACAACTGAAATAACCACAACACCAACTGAGACAACCACCACAACAACTGAGACAACCACCACAACCACTGAGACAACCAACACTCCACTTGAAACCACCACATCTCCACCTGAGACCACCACCACACCATCTGAAACAACCACAACAACCGAAACAACTGCAACACCAACTGAGACAACCACCACACCTGAGACAACCACAACACCATCTGAAACAACCACATCTGAGACAACCACAACAACTGAAACAACCACAACACCAACTGAGACAACCACCATACTGGAGACAACCTCAACACCACCTGAGACAACCATAACATCACTTGAGACAACCACCACACCCGAGATAATCACAACATCACCTGAAGCAATCACAACAACACCTGAGACAACCACCACAACAACTGAGACAACCTCCACACCCGAGACAATCACAACATCACCTGAGACAATCACAACACCACCTGAGACAACCACCACCACACCTGAAACAATCACAATATCACCTGAGACAACCACCACCACACCTGAAACAATCACAACACCACCTGAGACAACCACCACCACACCTGAAACAATCACAATATCACCTGAGACAACCACCACCACACCTGAAACAATCACAACACCACCTGAGACAACCACCACAACACATGAGACAACCACAATGATAGCAACAACAACCAAGTCTGAACTTACTACAACCACAATAGCCACTACTACACAAACAACAACCACATTTCCAATAACATCCActgcagcaacaacaacaacaacttttattGAAGTATTGAAGTAGAACAATAATGAACTCATCTTCAAGAATAAAATCATTACATTCGATGATCCCAGAGACATTATAACCAGGAGGGATAACCTAGAAATTGAAATCCTGTGCAAATACCAGAAAAGGAGCAACGTTACGCTGGAGTTCGATACTCACAGACCGCCAATCATCATCTCAGAAAAAGGTTTTGGCACATTCAACTATCAGTTTGAGTTTTATGCTTCTGCAGATTTCCAGAACAGCAGGGGTCCAGAATCTTACCCGCTGGAGTATGATGTGGGCGATAAGATCTTCATGAAGATCGAGCCCGTCACTTCAGTCCTAAACACTGAGATCTTCCTCGAGACGTGTGTGGCTACACCTTACGATAATCCCAACTACCCCATCTCCTACCCCATCATCCAGAACGGTTGAGAGTCCACAAACATAGTTTGTCATGATAAACTTGTCTAAGCAGTTTGTGacaaactaatgtttttttttttaatttcagatgcATTGTGGATGAAACAGTTCAGGTTTTCTCCAGCCACCAACCATATGTCCAGTTTGAAATGGAGGCCTTCAAATTCATTGGGTTCCATGACCAGGTTAGAGTGGCATTTatttcagacacacacaaactacaaaCTGAACATTTGGGATCAGTAAGGTTTTTAGAAGAAGCCTCTTATTATTCCTCAGGAAGGCTGAATTTACTTcatcaaaatacaataataatacaggAATACTGTGAAACGTTATTATCTTTTGTATCTCAAGTATACATctctttgaatatattttaaatatatttcatgtacTTCATTAcagccttcagaaatcattctaatacactgatttgcttctcaaaaaacattaacattattattattatcaatactgaaaactgttaaaaaaaaactgtcattcattcattcattttctgagCACAATATGT
This region of Puntigrus tetrazona isolate hp1 chromosome 18, ASM1883169v1, whole genome shotgun sequence genomic DNA includes:
- the LOC122323153 gene encoding CUB and zona pellucida-like domain-containing protein 1; this translates as MAHGVMLLLLLLSLALALRPALGFYGGSMTFTPGNRFPDGSVEMHFYYRESSRGPCGSQGVWICESGSCGVLTKSEPVQTDRAVDYSWCQSEVHMATNVTSNGPFILNSTGCCWENNVFGVTGWTLRTHADAGRRSDTQSPNRSPVSATVPNMRIPQNCFQRIPLLAHDPDGDLVRCRFNDANCTGCHQHPNIHLHEDSCTLHRENSLDVGVHVFELMLEDYPVSNITVTEENGVSSVSDSSNPTALSQVPLQFVVEILPPSQGCVPGVNKPSFLTPTPLHEDVHHAAVGEAHEITLRAHMSDNSIYDFQVSGPSNMSKTLTSELNGVLVATLTWTPQETDLYRRVPVCFAADSLHSQSEMRCIIVAVAKSRVLSGEAKVTCNDNSISIAVTKTSMDGIDQNWLQLRDPTCSLTSNDTHILGTMSLNTCGTTMDDSGDFIVFKNEINSFENPNAVITRRNQVKFGFSCQYPKMASVSNRYVNHKSDYIFTESSFGTFSYSFEVFTDSSFNRQVDPSRYPVQVQLMDQIYMGIEAHTALPEVTLFIESCKATPEDNPSSTVFYDIIKDGCIKDDTVVIYPSNSTKYDFQIQAFKFTGGFDEVYISCSVILCAKGSSNSRCAQGCLGQAARRRRRDVTQETARHFITQGPLRVSRQTHNAASDDGGFLHMSTSTGVFAGLFVVSIAVLVGILVYNARRTRPIDRMHLLSTF
- the LOC122362767 gene encoding mucin-2-like; protein product: MSLTSLLLAELLLVTTVTASHFYGGSMTFNPRRNNDGSYKVELYFKTTYHSCYGYDYWSCISGDCGNDVSSVIGQVDSSPNGDDWCQSEGVITKIVSTNSPFQLLKSGCCWIYNTVTNSGDWSLLTYIDLGVRSDTSEPNRSPITTTLPFVRVPQNCPRRYNLLAFDPGGDHATCRFGLRQNLECGICNQPAGFTLDEHNCSLSYSHTMVRGVYSFELVLEDFPIHKIALSYTNQPSKEKFPISFIRNQRSINYYGTGAIKELVKTETTTMQPETTITSPKTTTTSKTTTIPLETTKTLIEITTTTLEKITTSPETTTTPSETTTTTETTATPTETTTTPEATTTPSETTTTETTTTTEITTTPTETTTTTTETTTTTTETTNTPLETTTSPPETTTTPSETTTTTETTATPTETTTTPETTTTPSETTTSETTTTTETTTTPTETTTILETTSTPPETTITSLETTTTPEIITTSPEAITTTPETTTTTTETTSTPETITTSPETITTPPETTTTTPETITISPETTTTTPETITTPPETTTTTPETITISPETTTTTPETITTPPETTTTTHETTTMIATTTKSELTTTTIATTTQTTTTFPITSTAATTTTTFIEVLK